From Rhodococcus sp. B7740, one genomic window encodes:
- a CDS encoding cold-shock protein, with the protein MAQGTVKWFNAEKGFGFIAPEDGSADVFVHYSEIQGSGFRTLEENQRVEFEVGQGTKGPQATGVRAV; encoded by the coding sequence ATGGCACAGGGAACTGTGAAGTGGTTCAACGCCGAAAAGGGCTTTGGATTCATCGCACCAGAAGACGGCTCCGCTGACGTTTTCGTTCACTACTCCGAGATCCAGGGCAGCGGCTTCCGCACCCTCGAGGAGAACCAGCGCGTCGAGTTCGAGGTCGGACAGGGCACCAAGGGTCCTCAGGCCACGGGCGTTCGCGCAGTCTGA
- the topA gene encoding type I DNA topoisomerase yields the protein MAARNSGTGDSSAEPRRLVIVESPTKAKKIAPYLGSNYVVEASVGHIRDLPRGAADVPAKYKGEPWARLGVDVDHDFEALYVVSPEKKGKVAELKSLLKDADELYLATDPDREGEAIAWHLLETLNPKIPVRRMVFHEITKPAILAAAADTRDLDQDLVDAQETRRILDRLYGYEVSPVLWKKVMPKLSAGRVQSVATRIVVQRERERMAFRSAEYWDISATLDAGAEATPRSFGARLVNVDGNRVAAGRDFGADGKLKSDAVTVLDEPRARRLAEALEGVDLTVASAEDKPYTRKPYPPFMTSTLQQEAARKLRFSSERTMRVAQRLYENGYITYMRTDSTTLSASAISAARTQATELYGPEYVHPSPRQYTRKVKNAQEAHEAIRPSGDVFQTPGQLHSALQTDEFRLYELIWQRTVASQMADVRGTTLTLRITGTAGTGEECTFSASGRTITFAGFLKAYVESVDDQAGGQSDDAESRLPALVQGQAVTATQLDPDGHTTNPPARFTEASLIKTLEELGIGRPSTYSSIIKTILDRGYVYKRGSALVPSWVAFSVVALLEAHFGRLVDFDFTAGMEDDLDAIAGGRERRGNWLQSFYFGGDTGAEGSVARSGGLKKMVGQNLEEIDARTINSIRLFDDSEGREIHVRVGRYGPYLERMVRNDDDPDGDPISQRANLPDDLPPDELTIDFAEKLFATPQEGRKLGVDPLTGHDIVAKEGRFGPYVTEILPEPEPEPTPPEPDIVPVPSGNDSDGGGGVKTAVKKAAAKKAPAKKAAAKKATGPKPRTGSLLKSMDLATITLDDALKLLSLPRVVGVDPESKEEILAQNGRYGPYLKKGTDSRSLADEDQMFTVTLEEALKIYAEPKRRGRQGEAKPPLREMGVDPISEKPMVIKDGRFGPYVTDGETNASLRKDDDVESITDDRASELLADRRARGPVKKKAPAKKAAAKKAPAKKAAAKKAPAKKAAAKKTATKTTAAKKAPVKKAPAKKTDSE from the coding sequence GTGGCAGCACGTAACAGCGGCACGGGGGACAGCTCCGCCGAGCCACGTCGTCTGGTCATCGTCGAGTCTCCGACCAAGGCAAAGAAGATCGCCCCGTACCTCGGGAGCAACTACGTCGTCGAGGCCTCCGTCGGCCACATTCGCGACCTTCCCCGCGGTGCCGCGGATGTTCCCGCGAAGTACAAGGGTGAGCCCTGGGCGCGTCTCGGCGTGGACGTCGACCACGACTTCGAGGCCCTCTACGTCGTCTCGCCGGAGAAGAAGGGCAAGGTCGCCGAGCTCAAGAGCCTGCTCAAGGACGCCGACGAGCTCTATCTCGCCACTGACCCCGACCGCGAGGGTGAGGCCATCGCCTGGCATCTCCTCGAGACCCTGAACCCCAAGATCCCCGTTCGACGCATGGTGTTCCACGAGATCACCAAGCCGGCCATCCTCGCCGCCGCGGCCGATACCCGCGACCTGGACCAAGACCTGGTCGACGCCCAGGAGACGCGTCGTATCCTCGACCGTCTCTACGGCTACGAGGTCAGCCCGGTGCTGTGGAAGAAGGTCATGCCGAAGCTCTCGGCAGGCCGAGTGCAGTCCGTCGCCACCCGCATCGTCGTCCAGCGTGAGCGCGAGCGGATGGCTTTCCGCAGCGCGGAGTACTGGGACATCTCCGCCACGCTCGACGCCGGAGCCGAGGCAACGCCGCGCAGTTTCGGTGCCCGTCTGGTCAATGTCGACGGCAATCGCGTCGCCGCCGGTCGCGACTTCGGGGCCGACGGCAAGCTCAAGTCCGATGCAGTGACCGTCCTCGACGAACCCCGTGCCCGACGCCTCGCCGAGGCTCTCGAGGGCGTCGATCTGACGGTCGCGTCCGCCGAGGACAAGCCCTACACCCGCAAGCCCTACCCGCCGTTCATGACGTCGACGCTGCAGCAGGAAGCCGCCCGCAAGTTGCGCTTCAGCTCCGAGCGCACCATGCGGGTCGCGCAGCGGCTGTACGAGAACGGCTACATCACCTACATGCGTACCGACTCGACGACGCTGTCGGCGTCGGCGATCTCCGCGGCACGCACACAGGCGACCGAGCTCTACGGGCCGGAGTACGTCCATCCCTCGCCGCGGCAGTACACCCGCAAGGTCAAGAACGCGCAGGAGGCCCACGAGGCCATCCGCCCGTCCGGTGACGTCTTCCAGACGCCCGGTCAGTTGCACTCGGCCCTGCAGACCGACGAATTCCGACTCTACGAGTTGATCTGGCAGCGCACGGTCGCGTCGCAGATGGCCGATGTTCGCGGCACCACGCTGACTTTGCGCATCACCGGAACGGCCGGAACCGGCGAGGAGTGCACGTTCTCCGCATCCGGTCGCACCATCACGTTCGCCGGCTTCCTCAAGGCCTACGTGGAGAGCGTCGACGATCAGGCAGGCGGACAGTCCGACGACGCCGAATCCCGTTTGCCTGCCCTGGTTCAGGGCCAGGCCGTCACCGCCACCCAGCTCGATCCCGACGGCCACACCACGAACCCGCCCGCACGATTCACCGAGGCGTCGCTCATCAAGACGCTAGAGGAACTGGGCATCGGTCGGCCGTCGACGTATTCGTCGATCATCAAGACCATCCTCGACCGCGGGTACGTCTACAAGCGCGGCAGTGCACTGGTGCCGTCGTGGGTGGCGTTCTCGGTGGTTGCCTTGCTGGAGGCGCACTTCGGGCGTCTGGTGGACTTCGACTTCACCGCAGGGATGGAGGACGACCTCGACGCGATCGCGGGAGGCCGTGAGCGACGCGGCAATTGGCTGCAGAGCTTCTACTTCGGCGGCGACACCGGTGCCGAGGGTTCGGTGGCCCGCTCCGGTGGTCTGAAGAAGATGGTGGGCCAGAATCTCGAAGAGATCGATGCGCGCACCATCAACTCCATTCGCCTGTTCGACGACTCCGAGGGGCGCGAGATCCATGTGCGCGTAGGCCGTTACGGCCCGTACCTCGAGCGCATGGTGCGCAACGACGACGATCCCGACGGCGATCCGATCAGCCAGCGCGCCAACCTGCCCGACGATCTTCCGCCGGACGAATTGACGATCGACTTCGCCGAAAAGCTGTTCGCCACACCGCAAGAGGGCCGCAAACTCGGTGTCGATCCGCTGACCGGTCACGACATCGTCGCCAAGGAAGGCCGTTTCGGGCCCTACGTCACCGAGATCCTGCCCGAGCCGGAACCCGAACCGACGCCCCCCGAGCCCGACATCGTCCCGGTGCCGTCCGGCAACGACAGTGACGGCGGCGGCGGGGTCAAGACCGCGGTGAAGAAGGCCGCGGCCAAGAAAGCACCGGCCAAGAAGGCGGCTGCGAAGAAGGCGACCGGCCCCAAGCCGCGCACCGGTTCTCTGCTCAAGTCCATGGATCTGGCGACCATCACGCTCGACGATGCACTCAAGCTGCTGTCGCTGCCGCGTGTCGTCGGAGTCGATCCGGAGTCCAAGGAAGAGATCCTCGCGCAGAACGGTCGCTACGGCCCGTATCTGAAGAAGGGCACCGACTCTCGCTCGCTCGCCGACGAGGATCAGATGTTCACCGTCACGCTGGAAGAGGCGCTCAAGATCTACGCCGAGCCCAAGCGTCGCGGTCGTCAGGGTGAAGCCAAGCCGCCGCTACGCGAGATGGGCGTCGACCCGATCAGTGAGAAGCCGATGGTGATCAAGGACGGTCGCTTCGGGCCGTACGTCACCGACGGTGAGACAAACGCCAGCCTGCGCAAGGACGACGACGTGGAGTCGATCACCGACGATCGCGCGTCGGAGTTGTTGGCGGACAGGCGTGCTCGCGGGCCGGTGAAGAAGAAGGCACCGGCCAAGAAGGCGGCTGCCAAGAAGGCACCGGCGAAGAAGGCCGCTGCGAAGAAAGCTCCGGCCAAGAAAGCTGCTGCGAAGAAGACGGCCACCAAGACCACTGCCGCGAAGAAGGCACCGGTCAAGAAGGCTCCGGCCAAGAAGACCGACAGCGAATAG
- a CDS encoding DEAD/DEAH box helicase → MSDKHPLGGADVETYGQRLLDRVLAGSPANKSPLTHVAELPARASQFASWPSWVGPEVVQVITSRGIAQPWTHQARAATLAAEGSHVVLSTSTASGKSLAYQLPILTTLSADARATALYLAPTKALGADQLRTTISITDELRSCSEELAEVFPSAYDGDTPIEIRQWARANARWIFTNPDMLHLGILGSHERWSRFLRNLRYVVVDECHYYRGVFGSNVALVLRRLRRLCARYGASPVFVLASATTSEPGRAASRLIGAPCEEITEDGSPHGARTVALWEPPLLEEITGENGAPVRKSAGAEASRIMADLLVEGARTLAFVRSRRGAEVTALGTQRILADVDPQLVRRVAAYRAGYLAEDRRKLESDLSDGTLLGVATTNALELGVDIAGLDAVIVAGFPGTVASFWQQGGRAGRRGEGSLLVLVARDDPLDTYLVHHPAALLDKPVEATVTDPTNPYILAPQLLCAAVELPITLVEAEELNAESVLEELELKGYVRKRPHGWFITPEGQQLSPHGAVNIRGGTGVQVAIVDGESGRMLGTVDGGRAPATAHPGAVHIHQGESFVVDELDLDAGLALVHAEQPEWNTSAREITDISITAVHESVDYGEVRVALVQVNVTHQVVGYLRRLLSGEVLDSIELDMPAQTLDTRAVMYTITPELLEHSGVPYERFPGSLHAAEHAAIGLLPLVATCDRWDIGGVSTALHPDTGLPTVFVYDGYDGGAGFADRGHVAIADWLTATKDAIVSCECQTGCPSCVQSPKCGNGNDPLDKDGAVRVLTAVLSAITREG, encoded by the coding sequence GTGAGCGACAAGCATCCGCTGGGCGGTGCGGATGTAGAGACTTACGGGCAGCGGTTGCTGGATCGGGTGCTGGCGGGCTCGCCCGCGAACAAGAGCCCGCTGACCCACGTCGCGGAGCTGCCGGCACGGGCCTCGCAGTTCGCCTCCTGGCCGTCGTGGGTCGGCCCGGAAGTGGTGCAGGTGATCACCTCTCGTGGGATCGCACAACCGTGGACGCATCAGGCACGTGCGGCGACACTCGCGGCCGAAGGCAGTCACGTGGTGCTCTCGACCAGCACGGCGTCGGGCAAATCGCTGGCATATCAACTCCCGATTCTGACGACGCTGTCCGCCGATGCCCGGGCGACCGCGCTGTACCTGGCCCCCACCAAGGCCCTCGGTGCCGACCAGCTACGCACCACGATCTCGATCACCGACGAGTTACGTTCGTGCTCAGAAGAACTCGCCGAAGTGTTCCCCAGCGCGTACGACGGTGACACGCCGATCGAGATTCGCCAGTGGGCACGCGCCAATGCGCGGTGGATCTTCACCAATCCCGACATGTTGCATCTCGGCATCCTCGGCTCGCACGAGCGATGGTCGCGGTTCCTTCGCAATCTGCGCTACGTGGTGGTGGACGAATGCCATTACTACCGCGGCGTTTTCGGATCCAACGTCGCGTTGGTGCTACGCCGGCTACGACGCCTGTGCGCACGGTACGGCGCATCGCCGGTATTCGTTCTGGCCAGTGCGACGACGTCCGAACCGGGGCGAGCAGCCAGTCGCCTCATCGGAGCGCCGTGCGAGGAGATCACCGAGGACGGATCCCCGCACGGAGCACGCACCGTCGCATTGTGGGAACCGCCGCTGCTCGAGGAGATCACCGGCGAGAACGGTGCGCCGGTTCGCAAGTCGGCCGGGGCCGAGGCGTCGCGCATCATGGCCGACCTGTTGGTGGAGGGCGCGCGAACCCTGGCATTCGTGCGGTCCAGACGCGGAGCCGAAGTGACCGCTCTGGGTACCCAGCGAATTCTCGCCGACGTCGATCCGCAGCTAGTACGACGCGTCGCCGCCTATCGCGCAGGGTATTTGGCCGAGGACCGGCGCAAGCTCGAATCCGATCTGTCCGACGGCACCCTGCTCGGCGTCGCCACCACCAATGCGCTCGAACTGGGCGTGGACATCGCCGGTTTGGACGCGGTGATCGTCGCCGGCTTTCCCGGCACCGTCGCGTCGTTCTGGCAGCAGGGCGGCCGGGCAGGACGACGCGGGGAAGGCTCGTTGCTGGTACTGGTGGCGCGTGACGATCCCCTCGACACGTATCTGGTGCATCACCCGGCGGCCCTGCTGGACAAGCCTGTCGAGGCCACCGTCACCGATCCCACCAACCCGTACATCCTGGCTCCGCAATTGCTCTGCGCTGCAGTCGAACTACCGATCACCCTCGTCGAGGCCGAGGAGCTGAACGCGGAATCGGTGCTAGAGGAACTCGAGCTGAAGGGCTACGTACGCAAGCGTCCGCACGGGTGGTTCATCACCCCCGAGGGACAGCAACTCTCGCCGCACGGCGCGGTCAACATTCGCGGCGGCACCGGGGTGCAGGTGGCCATCGTCGACGGCGAGTCGGGCCGCATGCTCGGCACAGTCGACGGGGGAAGAGCGCCCGCCACCGCCCACCCCGGTGCCGTCCACATCCACCAGGGCGAGTCCTTCGTCGTCGACGAACTCGATCTCGATGCCGGTCTCGCACTGGTGCACGCCGAGCAGCCCGAATGGAACACCTCGGCGCGCGAGATCACCGACATCTCGATCACCGCGGTGCACGAATCCGTCGACTACGGCGAGGTACGCGTCGCGCTGGTTCAGGTGAACGTCACACATCAAGTCGTCGGATATCTGCGACGCCTGCTCTCCGGCGAGGTACTCGATTCCATCGAACTCGACATGCCCGCACAGACTCTCGACACCCGAGCCGTCATGTACACCATCACTCCGGAGTTGCTCGAGCACAGCGGAGTTCCGTACGAACGATTCCCCGGATCACTGCACGCCGCGGAACACGCCGCGATCGGATTGCTGCCCCTGGTGGCGACCTGCGATCGCTGGGACATCGGCGGAGTGTCGACGGCACTGCACCCCGACACCGGCCTGCCGACGGTGTTCGTCTACGACGGATACGACGGCGGAGCAGGCTTCGCCGACCGAGGACACGTCGCCATCGCAGACTGGCTCACCGCCACGAAAGACGCCATCGTCTCGTGCGAATGTCAGACCGGATGTCCCTCGTGTGTGCAATCACCCAAATGCGGAAACGGCAACGATCCACTGGACAAAGACGGCGCTGTTCGAGTGTTGACGGCGGTGTTGTCGGCCATCACTCGGGAGGGGTGA